GTCGTATATGTAAAGGATGGGGCAAAGGGAGTCGTCATTCATATGGAGGAGGACCGCTTCCAGATAAAGTGGGAGGATGATTTTGTCAGCTGGGAGAAAAGGGAATGGCTGTTGCCCAGTTCATTGGAACAAAGCGATCTTCCAAAACAGAAAGAACAGCAGGAGTAGATTCCCGCTGTTCTTTTGTTTTGAGGAATTTGATCACTAGTTACGGACTGTATAAGGATACATCCGAGCAAAAGACCCCTCAATTCGAAAACAGCCGAGAACTGGTTGTGGAGAAGCGAGTGAAACGATGAGATACGCGACCTCCGGGTAGCGACAGTAAGCAATATCTTCAGGTGACGGAATGGGAGGTGCAGTAGGGTGGGAGTGGTAGATCCCGACCAAATGCTCCCCGCGCAACGCCATTTCGTGGAAAACGTGTTGAATCTGCTTGGGGTCCATAGCGAAGGCGACCGGGCTTTTCAACGTATTTTCCATTCGCCAAACTGTCTGTGCACTTCCATTTCTACCGGAGAGCAATCCACACGTTTCATTTGGCCGCTTCTCCAGGGAATCTCGGATGATCTCATCCCAGACGGTACGTGTCATGGAAAAGGGGGGTTCTAAAAGATTAGCCCTGCCAACGCCTGCCGCAGCAGCCTCCGCTTGTTCTAGTCTGGACGGACGGTTGGACTCTATGAACCGGACCGGATTTTGGCAATGGCGATCGCGGCATTTTCGATGGGCGCTGGGCAGGTTGGACTTGATGTTGTTGACGTTGATGATACAGTGCACGCATTTGTTCAGGGGTCATGGTTTTTCCTCCCTTTCTGGACTGTAATATGTTGTATTCAGGTTAGATTCACATGGTAACGGCTCTTGCACATTTTCACTTTTTCAACGAAACGGGTTGAATTCGTTGGCATTTTTGGGATAGGGCATCTGCATTTTTACTGGTGTGGAAGATAACTGTTGAGTGGAGGGATCAGAGCTTGGCATGAATTGGGTGTTTGAGTGGAATTGGGCGCTTGGTTGAAATTGCGTGTTTGGCTGAAATTGGACATTTTGCTGGAGTTGACTGAAGGCTTTATTGGATCGAGCTTCTTTTTGCGTGAATTCCTTGATGATTTGCTTGTATTTTTCTTCGTTGTTTTGGTGTTCTTTCACCATGTTTTTAAGTCCGGTTATCGTCTTTTTCAACACTTGCTCCTGGGATGTAAGCTGCTCAATGGTTTTTTCCTTTTCTGTTAACAGAGAGTCATATTTTTGGGTTGTTTTCTCCAGTACTTCGTTCCATTTATTTTTTTGAAGAGAGACGTTCGCGAGCTTTTCATCGGTTTCCTTGGCTTGTTGCTGAAAAGCTTTGATACGATCCTGTGCATCGGTTAATTGCTGTTGAGCTTCTTTTAACTCCGACTGGAGACTCTTAACAGTGTTTTGTGTTTGTTGGATTTCTTCGTCGCGTTGTTGGATGCTTTGCTGCAATTCTTGCTCATGCAGGGAATGCAATTCGGCCAGCTTTTTATAATCGGCTACGAGTTGATTTTTCGTTAACCGGGCTGTTTCCAGCTCAAGCAGGGCTTCCGTTAATTGCTGAGAAGTCTCTTCGTGCTTTATTGTCCAACTTTGCTCGAGATCTATTGCTTTTTGCAACATCTCATGGCGAGTGGCTTCTAGCTCTTGCTCTTTCGTGCGCAAATCTTGTTTTTGTGCTTCGAGTTCTTGTTCTCGGGTGTAGATGTCTTGATTCTGTACTTGTAGCTCCTGCTCCCGGGTTTGCAGCCCTTGCCTTTGAGCTTGGATTTCTTGCTCCAAAGAGAGTAGTGCCTGTTCCAGTGTGTTTAGTTCTTGCTCCCGAGTAAGCAACTCCTGTTCACGAGTGTGTAGGGTATTCGCTTGAGCGTGCAGCTCCTGCTCTTGGTTGTGCAGTTCTTGATCTCGGAAGTTCAGCTCTTGTTTCATCGTGAGTAGCTCTTGCTCGTGGGAGTGGATTTCCTGCTCATGAGAGAGAAGCTCCTCCCCGCGAAGCTGCAGTGCTTGCTCTCGGGATTGAAGTCCTTGTTCTTGAACCTGTAGTTCTTGGCTCTGCGTTAAAAGTGCTTGCTCCTGAGAGAGGTTGGCTTGTTCCCAATCCCGAAGCCCTTGTTCATGGCTCTTGAGCTCTTGTTCTTGAACCTGCAAGGCCTGTGCATGAGCATGTAGTTTTTTTCCTTGGGCCTGGAGCTCTTGTTCAACATCGTTTAGTTCTTCTTCACGTGCTTCAAGGTCTCGCGTCCGCTCGAGAATTTCTTGATCTCGGGCCTGAAGCTCTTGTTTGAAAGCGAGCAGCTCTTGTTCTTTTGTCTGGAGGTTATGATTCTGAGAGTGAAGTTCTTGCCCGCGCGTTTGTAGCTCTTGCTCAAGGGTATATAGGTCTTGCTCTCGAGCTTGAAGGTATTGCGTCTGGGTGAGAAGCTCTTGCCCTTGAACTTTAAGTCCTTGTTCGAGCTCGAGAAGTTCTTGTTCTTTTGTTTGGAGGTGATCTGCTTGCGTTTCCAGCTGTTGCCCTTGTACTTGGAGCTCTTGCTCGAAATTGAGAAGATCCTGTTCCCGTGAGTTGAGGTCTTGCGTCTGGGAATGCAGCTCTAGCTCTTTGGATTGGAGCTGTTGTTCTTGCGTCTGCAGGTTATGTTTTAGGGATTGAAGTTCTTGGTTGTGCGTCTGAAGTTCTTGCTCGAGCTCGAGAAGTTTTTGTTCTTGTGCATGGAGGTCTTGCGTTTGGGAATGCAGCACTAGCTCTTTGGACTGGAGCTGTTGTTTGAGCTCGAGAACTTCCTGCTCCCGTCCGTGGAGGTCTTGCGCTTGGGAATGCAGCTCAAGCTCTTTGGACTGAAGCTGTTGTTCTTTCGTTTGCAGGTTTTGAACCAAGGATTGGAGGTCTTGGTTTTGCGTCTGAAGCTCTTGTTCGAGCTCGAGAAGTTCTTGCTCCCGTGAGTTGAGGCCTTGCGTTTGCGAATGCAGCTCAAGTTCTTTGGACTGGAGCTGTTGTTCTTTCGTTTGCAGGTTTTGAGCTAGGGATTGAAGCTCTTGGCTTTGTGTTTGAAGCTCTTGTTCGATACCGAGAAGTTCCTGCTCCCGTCCGTGGAGGTCTTGCGCTTGGGATTGCAACTCAAGCTCTTCGGACTGAAGCTGTTGTTCTTTCGTCTCAAGGTTATGTTTTAGGGATTGAAGTTCTTGGCCTTGTGTCTGAAGCTCTTGTTCACGTGAGTTGAGGTCTTGCGTTTGAGAATGCAGCTCAAGCTCTTTGGACTGGAGCTGTTGTTCTTTTGTCTCAAGGTTATGCTTTAAGGATTGAAGTTCTTGGTCTTGTGTCTGAAGCACTTGTTCGAACTCGAGAAGTTCCTGCTCTCGTGAGTTGAGGTCTTGCGTCTGGGAATGCAGCTCAAGCTCTTTGGACTGGAGCTGTTGTTCTTTCGTTTGCAGGTTTTGAACCAAGGATTGGAGGTCTTGGTTTTGCGTCTGAAGTTCTTGTTCGAGCTCAAGAAGTTCCTGCTCCCGTGAGTTGAGGTCTTGTGTTTGGGAATGCAGCTCAAGCTCTTTGGACTGAAGCTGTTGTTCCTTTGTTTGCAGGTTTTGAGCTAGGGATTGAAGTTCTTGGCCTTGTATCTGAAGCTCTTGTTCGATATCAAGAAGTTCCTGCTCCCGTGAGTTGAGGTCTTGTGTTTGGGAATGCAGCTCAAGTTCTTTGGACTGGAGCTGTTGTTCTTTCGTTTGCAGGTTTTGAGCTAGGGATTGAAGCTCTTGGCTTTGTGTTTGAAGCTCTTGTTCGAGCTCGAGAAGTTCTTGTTCACGTGAGTTGAGGTCTTGCGTTTGGGAATGCAGCTCAAACTCTTTGGACTGAAGCTGTTGCTCTTGCGTCTGCAGGTTATGCTTTAGGGATTGAAGTTCTTGGCCTTTTGTCTGAAGCACTTGTTCGATATCAAGAAGTTCCTGCTCTCGTGAGTTAAGGTCTTGTGTTTGGGAATGCAGCACTAGCTCTTGGGACTGGAGCTGTTGTTCTTTCGTCTCAAGGTTATGCTGTAAGGATTGCAGTTCTTGGTCTTGTGTCTGAAGCTCTTGTTTGAGAACGTGAAGTTCCTGCTCCCGTGAGTTGAGGTCTTGTGCCTGAGCGTGCATTTCTAGTCCTTGCGCTTGTAACGCTTGTTCAAAACCGAGAAGTTCCTGCTGTCGTGCTTGAAGCTCTTGTGTCTGAGAAT
The window above is part of the Brevibacillus brevis NBRC 100599 genome. Proteins encoded here:
- a CDS encoding M67 family metallopeptidase, whose translation is MTRTVWDEIIRDSLEKRPNETCGLLSGRNGSAQTVWRMENTLKSPVAFAMDPKQIQHVFHEMALRGEHLVGIYHSHPTAPPIPSPEDIAYCRYPEVAYLIVSLASPQPVLGCFRIEGSFARMYPYTVRN